One stretch of Amycolatopsis tolypomycina DNA includes these proteins:
- the istB gene encoding IS21-like element helper ATPase IstB, producing the protein MTRTTSRGRDQLTEEAADAAIEQACRILRLPTIRDRFGDQAAAAARQQATYKSFLSELLFIECEDREVRRKARLVKQAGFPRTKRIEDFDFAANPNVPPALVHTLAKGAWIRAGQPVCLIGDSGTGKSHLLIGLGTAAAEAGFKVRYVTAAALVNELVEAADDKHLSKTIARYGRVDLLCLDELGYLELDRRGAELLFQVFTEREERSSIAIASNSAFSEWARTFTDPRLCAAIVDRLTFDASIIETGTESFRLRTTKRRRSSTRAS; encoded by the coding sequence ATGACCCGCACCACCAGCCGCGGCCGGGACCAGCTCACCGAGGAAGCCGCCGACGCCGCGATCGAGCAGGCCTGCCGGATCCTGCGGCTGCCGACGATCCGCGACCGCTTCGGCGACCAGGCCGCCGCCGCGGCCCGCCAGCAGGCCACCTACAAGAGCTTCCTGTCCGAGCTGCTGTTCATCGAGTGCGAGGACCGCGAGGTCCGCCGCAAGGCCCGCCTGGTCAAGCAGGCCGGTTTCCCGCGCACCAAACGCATCGAGGACTTCGACTTCGCCGCGAACCCGAACGTCCCGCCCGCCCTCGTGCACACCCTCGCCAAGGGCGCCTGGATCCGCGCCGGGCAACCGGTCTGCCTGATCGGCGACTCCGGCACCGGCAAGTCCCACCTGCTGATCGGGCTCGGCACCGCCGCCGCGGAAGCCGGGTTCAAGGTCCGTTATGTCACCGCCGCCGCGCTGGTTAACGAGCTCGTCGAGGCCGCCGACGACAAGCACCTGTCCAAGACCATCGCCCGCTACGGCCGAGTCGACCTGCTTTGCCTCGACGAACTGGGGTATCTCGAGCTCGATCGGCGCGGCGCGGAGCTGCTGTTCCAGGTGTTCACCGAGCGGGAGGAACGCTCCAGCATCGCCATCGCCAGCAACTCGGCGTTCAGCGAGTGGGCTCGCACCTTCACCGACCCGCGGCTCTGCGCCGCGATCGTCGACCGCTTGACGTTCGACGCCTCGATCATCGAGACCGGCACCGAGTCGTTCCGGCTGCGCACCACCAAACGCCGCCGCAGCAGCACCCGGGCCAGCTGA
- a CDS encoding DUF4365 domain-containing protein, which translates to MQTGSEGEAAVKHAFVKLGWGAAAAPEFDVGTDLFLLVRDQRLFDSGRMLGAQIKTGKAFFKEPKKDSTGQTVGWWFRDNDDEHTAYWINHVLPHILVLHDPETGTSHWVGLTADTVVSTGAGVKILVPSGNTIDEDHRDALMAFAASHHRTSPWEGSAWTGAVSISTSAMLRHALLVPRLVVPRRRAEPQSLLSRRKPPPWSSKVASTNWRPIRT; encoded by the coding sequence GTGCAAACGGGAAGCGAGGGCGAAGCCGCGGTCAAGCACGCATTCGTCAAGCTCGGATGGGGCGCAGCCGCAGCACCAGAATTCGATGTCGGCACCGACCTCTTCCTCCTCGTACGCGATCAGCGCCTGTTCGACTCGGGCCGCATGCTCGGCGCGCAAATCAAGACCGGCAAGGCGTTCTTCAAGGAGCCCAAGAAGGACTCAACCGGCCAGACCGTCGGATGGTGGTTCCGCGACAACGACGACGAGCACACCGCCTACTGGATCAACCACGTCCTGCCGCACATCCTGGTCCTCCACGATCCGGAAACCGGGACCTCGCACTGGGTCGGGCTCACGGCCGACACCGTGGTCAGCACCGGGGCCGGGGTCAAGATACTCGTTCCCAGCGGCAACACGATCGACGAAGATCATCGCGACGCCCTCATGGCATTCGCGGCGTCGCACCATCGGACCTCGCCGTGGGAGGGAAGCGCCTGGACCGGCGCTGTGTCGATCTCCACCTCGGCCATGCTGCGACACGCACTTCTCGTTCCCCGTCTGGTAGTGCCCAGGCGACGGGCCGAACCGCAGAGCTTGCTGTCCCGGCGCAAGCCGCCGCCATGGTCGTCGAAGGTCGCTTCCACGAACTGGAGACCTATTCGAACCTGA
- the istA gene encoding IS21 family transposase — MVSRVELFALIRRDARVEGLSVRALADRHGVHRRTVRQALGSAVPPPRKTPARSSPVTGPLREAMDEILRADLDAPRKQRHTAHRIWERLVDEHDAEIAYRTVSKYVARRRPEILLEARNRAGVMDGFVPQTHLPGQDAEVDFAEVWVNVGGVDTKCFLFTLRMSFSGKAIHRVYSSQGQEAFFAGHVAAFTELGGVPAGEIRYDNLSSAVRRVCFGRSRVETEKWVLFKSAYGVTSFYCMPGKEGAHEKGGVEGEGGRFRRRWFVPVPKIADISGLAGINDRLAAADHAEDARHIDQRTATIGQDFALEAPLLAALPVDEFDIALTTTPRVDRYARITVRQALYSVPARLIGQTVRAKLDAEELVVLHGSAEVARHPRLTTKGGQHLVLDHYLEVLAGKPGALRGATALVHARQKGWFTATHDAFWAAARAKHGDQAGTRLLIEVLLLHRRMAHAHVIAGIRVTLEAGSVSPDVVAIEARKHAAAAGSTAGDVEVEPPGPQRSRSKVVSLPERRRDSDLPPDSRPAPSVAAYDQLLSNTPKKGNAS; from the coding sequence ATGGTGTCCAGGGTGGAGTTGTTCGCGCTGATCCGGCGAGATGCCCGGGTGGAAGGCCTGTCTGTCCGGGCGCTGGCTGACCGGCATGGGGTGCATCGCCGGACGGTGCGTCAGGCGCTCGGCTCGGCCGTCCCGCCGCCGCGGAAGACACCAGCCCGGTCCTCGCCGGTGACGGGTCCGCTGCGTGAGGCGATGGACGAGATCCTGCGAGCGGATCTGGACGCGCCGCGCAAGCAGCGGCATACCGCGCACCGGATCTGGGAGCGGCTGGTCGACGAGCACGACGCCGAGATCGCCTACCGCACCGTGTCGAAGTACGTCGCCCGCCGCCGCCCGGAGATCCTGCTGGAAGCCAGAAACCGGGCAGGAGTGATGGACGGATTTGTTCCACAGACGCATCTTCCGGGCCAGGACGCTGAGGTCGACTTCGCCGAGGTCTGGGTCAACGTCGGCGGTGTCGACACCAAGTGCTTCCTCTTCACGCTGCGAATGTCCTTTTCTGGTAAGGCAATTCATCGCGTCTACTCCTCGCAAGGGCAGGAAGCGTTCTTTGCCGGGCATGTCGCAGCGTTCACCGAACTTGGCGGTGTCCCGGCCGGGGAGATCCGTTACGACAACCTGTCCTCGGCGGTCCGGCGGGTCTGCTTCGGACGATCACGAGTGGAAACCGAGAAGTGGGTGCTGTTCAAGTCCGCCTACGGTGTCACCAGTTTCTATTGCATGCCAGGCAAAGAAGGCGCCCACGAGAAGGGTGGTGTCGAAGGCGAAGGCGGGCGGTTCCGGCGACGCTGGTTCGTCCCGGTCCCGAAAATCGCCGACATCTCCGGCCTGGCCGGCATCAACGACCGGCTCGCCGCAGCCGACCATGCGGAGGACGCCCGGCACATCGACCAGCGGACGGCCACGATCGGGCAGGACTTCGCGCTCGAAGCACCGCTGCTGGCGGCGTTGCCGGTCGACGAGTTCGACATCGCGCTGACCACGACACCGCGCGTCGACCGCTACGCCAGGATCACCGTCCGCCAAGCGCTCTACTCAGTTCCCGCGCGGCTGATCGGGCAGACGGTCCGGGCAAAGCTCGACGCGGAGGAACTGGTGGTATTGCACGGATCCGCCGAGGTCGCCCGGCACCCGCGGCTGACCACCAAGGGCGGCCAGCACCTGGTGCTCGATCACTACCTCGAAGTCCTGGCCGGCAAACCGGGTGCGCTGCGCGGGGCGACTGCGTTGGTCCACGCACGGCAGAAGGGCTGGTTCACCGCCACCCACGACGCGTTCTGGGCCGCCGCCCGCGCCAAACACGGCGACCAGGCCGGCACCCGGCTGCTAATCGAGGTTCTGCTGCTGCACCGGCGGATGGCCCACGCGCATGTGATCGCTGGGATCCGCGTCACGCTGGAGGCCGGGTCGGTCTCGCCGGACGTGGTCGCGATCGAGGCCCGCAAACACGCCGCCGCAGCAGGAAGCACCGCCGGCGATGTCGAAGTTGAGCCTCCGGGGCCGCAGCGCAGCCGCAGCAAAGTCGTCTCGCTGCCCGAACGCCGCCGCGACTCCGACCTGCCACCGGACTCCCGCCCCGCCCCGTCGGTCGCCGCCTACGACCAGTTACTCAGCAATACTCCGAAGAAGGGGAACGCGTCATGA
- a CDS encoding ImmA/IrrE family metallo-endopeptidase, with product MSDRLGDVATFFDGGRLTLARQLAGLRKNGLADRIQKTPTAVAAYESGLKRPAAATVAALALALDVSPEFFITRAHELPTATTAPHFRSLRSTSQISRDQAHAYGCMAVDVALTIERHAQFPERNLPSHPVAVDAPASDAPEEAARLLRKQWNLPPGPVGHLIRLAENHGCLVVFSPPGNASVDAYSFDTPLRPIIILNPAKDDYYRQRFDVAHELGHLVMHLDAEPGSRAVEDQAHRFAAEFLTPAEEIADQLPANADWRRLGQLKQQWNISLQALLYRARSLKVMSDVTYRNAMTTVSNRGWRRREPGPMPLLEQPSLLPRAVELLKAETEIDELALAAECQAPLSLFRTIAARAPQPTRGTEKLPQN from the coding sequence ATGAGTGATCGGCTGGGCGACGTTGCCACCTTCTTCGATGGCGGGCGGCTGACCTTGGCGCGCCAGCTGGCGGGCCTGCGCAAGAACGGCCTGGCCGACCGCATCCAGAAAACACCGACCGCGGTCGCGGCCTACGAGAGCGGGCTCAAGCGCCCCGCCGCGGCCACGGTCGCCGCGCTCGCCCTCGCCCTCGACGTGAGCCCGGAATTCTTCATCACGCGCGCGCACGAATTGCCCACCGCGACGACCGCGCCGCACTTCCGATCCTTGCGTTCCACCAGCCAGATTTCCCGGGACCAGGCCCACGCGTACGGGTGCATGGCCGTCGACGTCGCCCTGACGATCGAGCGGCACGCGCAGTTCCCCGAGAGGAATCTGCCCAGCCATCCGGTCGCCGTCGACGCACCGGCGAGCGATGCGCCTGAAGAAGCCGCGCGGCTGCTCCGGAAGCAGTGGAACCTGCCACCGGGACCGGTCGGGCATCTGATCAGGCTGGCGGAGAACCACGGATGCCTCGTGGTGTTCAGCCCACCCGGTAACGCGAGCGTGGACGCGTACTCGTTCGACACGCCGCTGCGGCCGATCATCATCCTCAACCCGGCGAAGGACGACTACTACCGCCAGCGGTTCGACGTCGCCCACGAGTTGGGTCACCTCGTCATGCACCTCGACGCCGAGCCCGGCAGTCGCGCGGTCGAGGACCAGGCACACCGCTTCGCCGCCGAGTTCCTCACACCCGCCGAAGAAATCGCGGACCAGCTGCCTGCGAACGCGGACTGGCGTCGACTCGGCCAGCTCAAGCAGCAGTGGAACATCAGCCTCCAAGCCCTGCTCTACCGCGCCCGCAGCCTCAAGGTGATGAGCGACGTCACCTACCGCAACGCGATGACCACGGTGTCCAACCGCGGCTGGCGACGCCGGGAGCCGGGTCCGATGCCGCTTCTCGAGCAACCTTCGCTACTTCCCCGCGCCGTCGAACTCCTCAAGGCGGAGACCGAAATCGACGAACTCGCCCTCGCGGCTGAATGCCAAGCACCTCTCAGTCTCTTCCGGACGATCGCTGCACGGGCACCCCAGCCGACTCGAGGCACCGAAAAGCTGCCACAGAACTAG
- a CDS encoding tetratricopeptide repeat protein, with the protein MVVEGRFHELETYSNLNPKNPTLEAAADSASWSWRFVAALATRMLADDADRLIAAIGDAERPEERTAATVAAAAALLGSGHVHDAVQLLADALEKDDAAPVDDAWLRIQHARACIELDDLEKARAAVAQAQRIRYTHPDDVTATAIVSIASLLTFRLADWGHGQLQDAIAGADTLAVWWRSSSVATGASAALNAQLDSWSRYPTAVIFDDKSAHNTLVTTAVLSSHLGDHSAWQNLEALTLSAQILQTDRDADPDQVRDLVSGLHNCGADRQLGRVVHRYVQDGPAAGVRSAAAGIDLRQPTRSTLMATLALLRSGGDVLDAETASNAVDWISGAIDNPAALVPASRWGGGLAFDLIDTLARLTRSAERSKINGIADRILALPPADRPGFCHQLEPRGVGRSGARLDSGESREGSGRCPLAPSLASARAVSRRG; encoded by the coding sequence ATGGTCGTCGAAGGTCGCTTCCACGAACTGGAGACCTATTCGAACCTGAACCCGAAGAACCCGACGCTCGAAGCAGCGGCCGATTCGGCGAGTTGGTCATGGCGTTTCGTCGCCGCACTGGCCACACGCATGCTCGCCGATGACGCCGACAGGCTGATCGCCGCCATCGGCGACGCCGAACGACCGGAGGAACGCACCGCAGCGACCGTCGCCGCTGCGGCGGCGCTCCTGGGGTCCGGCCACGTACACGATGCGGTGCAGTTGCTGGCCGACGCGTTGGAGAAAGACGACGCCGCGCCGGTGGACGACGCGTGGCTGCGGATCCAGCACGCTCGTGCATGCATCGAACTCGACGACCTCGAGAAAGCCCGTGCCGCCGTCGCGCAAGCCCAGCGCATCAGGTACACCCATCCCGACGACGTCACAGCGACCGCGATCGTCAGCATAGCCTCGCTGCTGACCTTCCGCCTCGCCGACTGGGGGCATGGCCAACTGCAGGACGCGATCGCCGGCGCAGACACACTCGCCGTCTGGTGGCGCAGCAGCAGCGTCGCGACCGGTGCCAGTGCAGCGCTTAACGCCCAGCTCGACAGCTGGTCCCGATACCCGACTGCGGTCATCTTCGATGACAAGAGCGCCCACAACACTCTGGTGACCACAGCCGTCCTGTCCAGCCATCTCGGTGACCACAGCGCATGGCAGAACCTCGAAGCCCTCACCTTGAGCGCGCAGATCCTGCAGACCGACCGGGACGCAGATCCGGACCAGGTCCGTGACCTGGTGAGCGGTCTCCACAACTGCGGCGCCGACCGCCAGCTCGGCAGGGTCGTGCACCGCTACGTCCAGGACGGACCGGCTGCCGGCGTCCGGTCCGCGGCAGCCGGCATCGACCTCCGGCAACCGACCCGAAGCACCCTCATGGCCACGTTGGCGTTGCTGAGATCCGGCGGCGACGTTCTGGACGCCGAAACAGCGTCCAACGCTGTCGACTGGATTTCCGGCGCCATCGACAACCCGGCTGCGCTGGTTCCCGCGAGTCGATGGGGCGGCGGCTTGGCGTTCGACTTGATCGACACATTGGCGCGGTTGACGCGCTCCGCGGAGCGGTCGAAGATCAACGGGATCGCGGATCGGATCCTGGCGCTTCCCCCCGCAGACCGACCAGGCTTTTGCCATCAGCTGGAGCCGCGCGGTGTCGGCCGTTCCGGCGCACGTCTGGACAGCGGAGAGAGCCGCGAAGGCAGTGGCCGCTGCCCCCTCGCACCATCCCTCGCTTCAGCTCGCGCTGTTAGCCGCCGTGGCTGA